From the genome of Trichocoleus sp. FACHB-46, one region includes:
- the codA gene encoding cytosine deaminase: protein MSSQSYDLILRHCRLLRSPDALESVDVGIQAGKIMAIAPHLEATAQQELDMQGQLVSPPFVESHIHLDSALTAGEPRWNESGTLFEGIEIWRDRKQSLTLEDVKQRAIATLKQQAMQGVLFVRSHADVSETNLTALQALLAVREEVQDWITLQVVAFPQDGIYGNPQNQALMEEALKLGVDVVGGIPHYELTREDGVRSVQQVFEWAQQYDRLIDIHCDEIDDDQSRFLEVVAAYAIRTGLGSRVTASHTTAFGSYNNAYAYKLMGFLQRAQLNFIANPLINITLQGRTDTYPKRRGVTRVKELWQQGLNVSLGHDCVQDPWYSLGTGNMLDVAFMAVHVCQMTGMGEIDACYDMVTWQGAKTLGLGDQYGVEVGKPANLIVLAASDRYDAIRRRASVRYVISQGRLLVEMEPTKMIWHR from the coding sequence ATGTCCTCACAGTCTTACGATTTAATTCTGCGTCATTGCCGTCTATTGCGATCGCCAGATGCTTTAGAGTCTGTGGATGTTGGCATCCAAGCAGGCAAGATTATGGCGATCGCACCTCACTTGGAGGCTACAGCCCAGCAAGAACTAGATATGCAGGGACAGTTGGTGAGCCCTCCTTTTGTAGAATCCCATATCCATCTAGATTCAGCTCTGACAGCAGGAGAACCTCGCTGGAATGAAAGTGGCACATTGTTTGAAGGAATTGAAATTTGGCGCGATCGCAAGCAAAGTTTGACCTTAGAGGATGTGAAACAACGCGCGATCGCCACCCTAAAGCAACAAGCAATGCAAGGTGTGTTGTTTGTTCGTAGTCATGCCGATGTCAGCGAAACGAATTTAACGGCGTTGCAAGCTTTACTGGCGGTGCGGGAGGAAGTGCAGGATTGGATCACGCTGCAAGTCGTGGCATTTCCGCAGGATGGCATTTACGGCAACCCTCAGAATCAGGCGTTGATGGAGGAAGCCCTGAAACTCGGTGTAGATGTAGTGGGCGGGATTCCCCATTATGAACTGACGCGAGAAGATGGGGTGCGATCGGTACAACAGGTGTTTGAGTGGGCACAGCAGTACGATCGCTTGATTGACATACATTGTGATGAGATTGATGATGATCAGTCACGGTTTTTGGAAGTTGTGGCGGCATACGCGATTCGCACTGGGTTGGGATCACGGGTAACAGCCAGCCATACCACGGCCTTTGGGTCTTATAACAATGCCTATGCTTACAAGCTGATGGGGTTTCTTCAGCGGGCACAACTTAATTTTATTGCCAATCCGCTGATCAACATCACGCTGCAAGGCAGGACAGATACTTACCCGAAACGACGTGGGGTCACTAGGGTGAAAGAGTTGTGGCAGCAAGGATTGAATGTGAGTTTGGGCCATGATTGCGTGCAAGATCCTTGGTACAGCTTGGGCACAGGTAACATGCTGGATGTGGCGTTTATGGCAGTGCATGTCTGCCAAATGACGGGGATGGGAGAGATCGATGCCTGCTATGACATGGTGACTTGGCAGGGAGCCAAAACGCTGGGTTTGGGAGATCAGTATGGAGTGGAGGTGGGAAAGCCTGCAAATCTAATTGTATTGGCGGCCAGCGATCGCTATGATGCAATTCGTCGTCGAGCCTCGGTACGGTATGTGATTTCGCAGGGGAGGTTGTTGGTGGAGATGGAGCCAACCAAGATGATTTGGCATAGATAA
- a CDS encoding DUF4278 domain-containing protein, giving the protein MQLTYRGSKYESNTPTVETTAGETGKYRGLDWRFRNFKKAPVQQASLDLKYRGVAYRTSDRPDVNDAVANETAVVAAPLAESIKATGLSTENRARTRMTQQHHLIKNRQQTLLSRSAAEAGFTHLSDYWNHIQGDIHPTFRRNYERSHVALS; this is encoded by the coding sequence ATGCAATTGACCTATCGTGGCAGTAAATACGAATCCAACACTCCTACTGTTGAAACTACTGCTGGAGAGACCGGAAAGTATCGGGGTTTGGATTGGCGCTTTCGTAACTTCAAAAAAGCACCCGTTCAACAAGCGAGCTTAGACTTGAAATACCGTGGTGTGGCTTATCGCACAAGCGATCGCCCAGATGTGAACGACGCAGTAGCCAATGAAACGGCTGTGGTCGCAGCACCTCTGGCTGAATCTATTAAAGCGACTGGCTTATCGACTGAGAACAGAGCCCGCACCCGAATGACGCAGCAACATCATCTGATCAAGAATCGCCAGCAAACTCTACTGAGTCGCTCTGCGGCTGAAGCGGGGTTCACGCATCTAAGCGATTATTGGAATCACATTCAAGGTGACATTCATCCGACATTTCGGCGCAATTACGAGCGTAGTCATGTTGCTCTCAGCTAA